The window GTACGGCTCGCCCGTCGGCCCCGGTGGGCCGGGCGGGCCGGGCGGGCCGGGCGGGCGGAACACCGACTCGGCGCGCTCCGGCCCGCTGGGCGGACGGCGCCGGCTGATCGCCGCGGCGATCGCGCTGGTGCTCGTCAGCGGCGGCATCGGCGGCGGCGTCGGCGCCCTGGTCGCCGACAGCAACGGTTCCGCCTCCCAGGTCGTCACCAGCTCGGGGCTGACCCGCGACACCGACAACTCCCCCGTCGCGCCGGCCGCCGACGGCACCGTGAGCAAGGCCGCGCAGGTCATCCTGCCGAGCGTGGTCACGATCTCCGAGGTGTCCAGCAGCGAGGCCGGCACCGGGTCGGGCATCATCATCCGCGCGGACGGCTACATCCTGACCAACAACCACGTCGTGTCGGGCGCCTCCAGTGGCGGGTCACTCACTGTGACGCTGCAGAACGGCGAGCAGCTCGACGCCACCGTGGTGGGTACCGACCCCAGCTCCGACCTCGCGGTCATCAAGATCAACAAGACCGGCCTCACGGCCGCGACGTTCGGCGACTCGGACGCGCTGCAGATCGGCGAGCTGGTGGTCGCGGTCGGCAGCCCGCTCGGCCTCAACGGGACGGTCACCTCCGGCATCGTCAGCGCCGTGCACCGGCCGGTGCGCACCGGCGACAGCGAGGTGCAGGACCAGAACGCGGTGCTCGACGCGATCCAGACCGACACGGCGATCAACCCGGGCAACTCGGGTGGCCCGCTGGTCAACAGCAAGGGCCAGATCGTCGGCATCAACAGCGCGATCGCGACCGTTGACAGTGGTGGCGGCGGGTTCGGTCAGCAGCAGCAGCAGTCCGGCAACATCGGCGTCGGCTTCGCGATCGGCAGCAACTACGCGCAGAAGATCGCCCAGCAGCTGATCGCGACCGGTCACGCGACTCACCCGTACATCGGCGTGAGCGCGTCGGACACGGGCAACAACCAGACCGGCACCGGCGGCGCGGGCGCCCAGATCCGCTCGCTCGTCGGCGGCGGCCCCGCCGAGCAGGCCGGACTGCAGGTCGGCGACGTCATCACCAAGCTCGACGACCGGGCGGTGGCCGACACCGACTCCCTGATCGCGGCGGTGCGCGCACACGAGATCGGCGACACCGTCACCGTCACCTACACCCGCGATGGCCAGACCCACACCGACCAGGTCAAGCTGGCCCAGCAGCCGCAGTAGGCAGGCGGCGCGACAACCCAGCGCCCGCGGGCAGGGAGGCCAGACGGCCCCCGCGGCCGAGGGACGGGCACCCGAGCCCGGCCGGTGGCGACCACCGGCCGGGCTCGCCGCCTTCGGACCTTCGGACCGGCGCCCTGGGCGTTGCCCTTCGGCTTCTGGCGACCGCCAATGGCGGCCATGCCGCGAATACGCGACGGAATCGCCGGCTTTCATTCGAGCTTTTCCCACCAGCTCCACCACGGATCATCAGATAATGATTTTCCGGATCCGGCGACCGCCATGTGGCGCGGATTTGGCGCACACCGAGGCCGCTCGGACCCCGCCCAGAGCGGCCCGGCGGGCAGCGGCGGCGGCGGCGTCCCTCGGGGCGACTTGTCCCGTAACCGACGCGGTTCACCCAAGAACCTGCTGTACGTCCGGTAGCCCCAGATGAGACCATGTTCGGGAGTGGGGCGTCACGGATCGGCACCTGATGGGTCGAGTACGACCATCACCGTCAAGTCCGATGGGCTGTCGAACGCGCGACACGGCGATCT of the Pseudofrankia saprophytica genome contains:
- a CDS encoding S1C family serine protease; translated protein: MTTRPTFNTTAPGNNDAEGRPIDAREVPDAASEYRSPWAPPVTASAENTGPGAAPQGPPGGFGHMPYAGGANPATGPVPVGAATGGLPTHAVFNTEGTPGPNNPPTGPGQGSPWGPPSPQSPPSPPSPWSTGQPSGQPWTTPQYPPPSGGYGSPVGPGGPGGPGGPGGRNTDSARSGPLGGRRRLIAAAIALVLVSGGIGGGVGALVADSNGSASQVVTSSGLTRDTDNSPVAPAADGTVSKAAQVILPSVVTISEVSSSEAGTGSGIIIRADGYILTNNHVVSGASSGGSLTVTLQNGEQLDATVVGTDPSSDLAVIKINKTGLTAATFGDSDALQIGELVVAVGSPLGLNGTVTSGIVSAVHRPVRTGDSEVQDQNAVLDAIQTDTAINPGNSGGPLVNSKGQIVGINSAIATVDSGGGGFGQQQQQSGNIGVGFAIGSNYAQKIAQQLIATGHATHPYIGVSASDTGNNQTGTGGAGAQIRSLVGGGPAEQAGLQVGDVITKLDDRAVADTDSLIAAVRAHEIGDTVTVTYTRDGQTHTDQVKLAQQPQ